The following is a genomic window from Lysinibacillus sp. JNUCC-52.
CTTGTCGGATTTGGACTTAAAGGACGTGCCACGTCGCAAGCGGACAATGATTCGAAATTTAAAAAATTTTACCGATTGGATTATGCAACATCCTGAATATACGAGTGCATTTTTACCAGTCGGTGATGGCTTATTATTATGTTTGAAGAGGTGACGACTATGAAAAAACCTGAATTGCTTGTCACACCACAATCAGTGGACCATGTAAAAGCACTTTTAACAGCTGGAGCAGATGCTTTTGTCATTGGAGAACAACAATTTGGTCTTCGTCTTGCTGGGGAATTTTCTGTAAGCGAAGTAGAAGAAGCAACGAAGCTAATTCATGCAGCTGGTAAAAAGGTTTATGTTGCAGTGAATGCGCTATTTCATAACGAAAAACTAGATGCATTAGGTGAATACTTAAAAGAAATGCAAAGTATTGGTGTAGATCGTTTAATTTACGGCGACCCTGCTGTTATTATAGTACGTCGTGAGCAAGGAGTTACAATTCCATTACATTGGAATCCTGAAACAACAGCAACAAACTGGTTTACTGCAAATTATTGGGGTAAACGAGGTGCCACAAGAGCTGTTCTTGCACGTGAGCTTTCACTAGATGAAGTAATAGAAATTAAAGAAAACGCGGAAGTAGAAGTTGAAGTACAAGTGCATGGTATGACTTGTATGTTCCAATCAAAACGTCCATTACTAGGTCATTATTTCCTATACCAAGAAAAAATAATGACAATTGAAAATCGTCAGGAAAACCGTAACATGTTCCTACACGATGATGAACGTAACAATAAATATCCAATTTATGAAGATACCAATGGTACGCATATTTTCAGTCCAAATGATATGTGTATTATTGATGAGCTTGGCGAGTTATTTGAAGCGGGGATCGATTCATTAAAAATCGAGGGTGTTTTACAATCACCAGAATATGTTGTCACAGTAACGGAAGCGTATCGTCAAGCAATTGACACATATTTTGACGAATCTGAAGAAGCATATGACGATATAAAAGATGATTTACTGGCTAAAATTGAAGATGTCCAGCCCGCTATTCGACCACTCGATACTGGCTTTATCTTCAAAGAAACAGTGTACTAGGAGGTGGCAAGAAAATGGCATTGGCATTAGAACAAAATGACAAAATTCGCGAAGTCGTCGACGGCAAGCGCGTCATTACA
Proteins encoded in this region:
- a CDS encoding peptidase U32 family protein translates to MKKPELLVTPQSVDHVKALLTAGADAFVIGEQQFGLRLAGEFSVSEVEEATKLIHAAGKKVYVAVNALFHNEKLDALGEYLKEMQSIGVDRLIYGDPAVIIVRREQGVTIPLHWNPETTATNWFTANYWGKRGATRAVLARELSLDEVIEIKENAEVEVEVQVHGMTCMFQSKRPLLGHYFLYQEKIMTIENRQENRNMFLHDDERNNKYPIYEDTNGTHIFSPNDMCIIDELGELFEAGIDSLKIEGVLQSPEYVVTVTEAYRQAIDTYFDESEEAYDDIKDDLLAKIEDVQPAIRPLDTGFIFKETVY